A single region of the Hylaeus volcanicus isolate JK05 chromosome 5, UHH_iyHylVolc1.0_haploid, whole genome shotgun sequence genome encodes:
- the LOC128877155 gene encoding kelch-like protein 10 has product MAANLRCTGTRTDNQNKYEDVGSDGTAMDGRGRMKFRKLFRSRMSRAVVSATKLMQCTRKQATRVRKCMCLPSNYALVEFPVVWAELRANQQLCDGAIRCARDNVFPVHRAILSAVSPYFKALFTDSLKGGKTETTEVAIDSVPGEIFSLILDYAYTGTCSVNADNVEQLLPLADQFEVLGVVQFCCQFLLQELRPENCLGIFKFARHYFCHDLEEKGRKYIRHHFKRILQESTEFKELTSDELEAILRDDELNVKSEEIVFEAVKTWTEHNVEERKACLPRLLKCVRYGLMSYPFFTNSVLAWRLVEEDEQCQQVVIQANAYLSEQEARQGVGEVDLKNPLARPRIPYEILFVIGGWSAGSPTNFAETYDTRADRWFLSVSTDATPRAYHGICALNNLIYMIGGFDGNQHFNTVRCFDPLTKVWRERACMYHARCYVSVCTHGGKVYALGGFNGRTRMSSGERYEPQRNQWEMIPPMHQQRSDASAAALQDKIYIVGGFNGREVLNSAEVFDVETNQWSYIHPMINPRSGVSLVAFRHSLYALGGFDGLTRLSSGERYNPNHSEDWHAVPEMFCPRSNFATVILDNMIFVVGGFNGSSTIAYAECYDADSNEWYDSSAMNLSRSAISACVIAGLSNAREYSYHSKARDLGQGQASSENQEKSNQGGEGAVESNGTTSVEDDEAVTFEDHVQGEVSAVNEMAGGGGNFLG; this is encoded by the exons ATGGCTGCGAACCTCCGGTGCACCGGGACTCGCACTGATAACCAGAACAAATACGAGGACGTAGGATCGGACGGAACG GCGATGGACGGCCGCGGCAGGATGAAGTTTAGGAAGCTCTTTCGCAGCCGAATGTCGCGGGCCGTCGTTTCCGCTACGAAACTGATGCAGTGCACCAGGAAGCAGGCGACCAGAGTCAGAAAATGCATGTGTCTACCGTCTAATTACGCCCTCGTTGAATTCCCCGTGGTCTGGGCCGAGCTCAG GGCGAACCAGCAGCTGTGCGACGGTGCGATCAGATGCGCCAGGGACAACGTTTTCCCAGTGCATCGTGCAATTTTGTCCGCCGTCAGTCCGTACTTCAAGGCGCTCTTCACCGACAGCTTGAAAGGCGGGAAGACAGAGACAACCGAGGTCGCCATCGATTCCGTTCCCGGCGAAATTTTCAGTCTGATTCTCGATTACGCTTACACTGGCACGTGCAGCGTCAACGCGGACAACGTGGAGCAATTGCTACCCCTGGCTGATCAATTCGAGGTCCTCGGCGTCGTCCAGTTCTGCTGCCAGTTCCTCCTGCAGGAGCTGAGACCCGAGAATTGCTTAG GTATCTTTAAATTCGCCCGTCACTATTTCTGCCACGACCTGGAAGAGAAGGGCCGCAAGTACATTCGTCATCACTTTAAGCGGATACTGCAAGAGAGCACGGAATTCAAAGAGCTCACCAGCGACGAACTCGAGGCGATACTACGTGACGACGAGCTGAACGTTAAAAGCGAGGAAATAGTTTTCGAGGCCGTTAAAACCTGGACGGAGCACAACGTCGAAGAAAGAAAGGCCTGTTTACCGAGACTCTTGAAATGCGTGCGCTACGGTTTGATGAGCTACCCGTTTTTCACGAACAGCGTTCTCGCGTGGAGGCTCGTCGAGGAGGATGAA CAATGCCAGCAAGTGGTCATCCAGGCGAACGCGTACTTGAGCGAGCAGGAGGCAAGGCAAGGCGTCGGCGAGGTCGACCTGAAGAACCCTCTAGCTAGGCCGCGTATCCCCTACGAGATCCTCTTCGTCATCGGTGGCTGGAGCGCCGGTTCGCCGACGAACTTCGCGGAGACCTACGACACGAG AGCTGACAGATGGTTTCTATCAGTGAGCACGGACGCAACGCCGAGGGCCTACCACGGAATCTGCGCTCTGAACAATCTCATCTACATGATCGGCGGCTTCGACGGCAACCAGCACTTCAACACGGTCAGATGCTTCGATCCGCTCACCAAGGTGTGGCGTGAACGGGCGTGCATGTATCACGCCAGGTGTTACGTCAGCGTTTGTACTCATG GAGGGAAGGTTTACGCTCTCGGCGGCTTCAACGGCCGCACAAGGATGAGCTCCGGCGAACGATACGAGCCGCAGAGGAATCAATGGGAGATGATACCTCCGATGCATCAACAGAGGTCAGACGCCAGCGCTGCAGCCCTGCAGGACAAGATTTATATCGTCGGCGGTTTCAACGGCCGCGAAGTTCTGAATTCCGCAGAGGTCTTTGACGTGGAGACCAATCAATGGAGTTACATTCATCCGATGATCAATCCCCGATCCGGTGTGTCGCTGGTTGCATTTCGCCACAGTCTCTACGCTCTGGGAGGATTCGACGGACTCACCAGGCTCAGTTCTG GGGAACGTTACAATCCGAATCACTCAGAGGACTGGCACGCTGTGCCAGAAATGTTCTGTCCTAGGAGCAACTTCGCCACGGTCATTCTGGACAACATGATTTTCGTCGTAGGTGGATTCAATG GTTCCTCGACGATCGCATACGCAGAGTGTTACGACGCGGACAGCAATGAATGGTACGACTCATCGGCAATGAATCTTAGTCGAAGTGCCATAAGTGCATGCGTTATCGCTGGTCTCTCGAACGCACGCGAATACTCCTACCACAGCAAAGCTCGAGATCTTGGTCAAG
- the LOC128877708 gene encoding 15-hydroxyprostaglandin dehydrogenase [NAD(+)]-like isoform X3 encodes MLTRYLTSLVSNLLNSPSQPSFFSLRGLTKLKSCQFHATSTMRKKKKKKKKEPEGPKIIKPYDCGDSPKPILDPSCKVAIVIGGSDGFGFAAADHLLCKGARGVVIADNDVDQGRMAAQRLCDSYGKNRVQFFEYDANNPCQLEATLSQAHCKYKQIHIIFNDSDKERFPSECNATRKKENYVSKATRAGLKILGKNHGGPGGIIVNCASILGFMGWPKDPFPVYCKKEPAIEVTMDFADYQISQTQSLAIDSETCHLVYQPRKVKSGQLWAT; translated from the exons ATGTTAACGCGATACCTAACCTCGCTCGTCTCCAACCTTCTCAATAGTCCAAG cCAACCGAGTTTCTTCTCCCTCAGAGGTCTGACGAAACTCAAATCGTGCCAGTTTCACGCGACCAGCACGAtgcgaaagaagaagaagaagaagaaaaaggagcCGGAAGGCCCCAAAATCATAAAACCCTACGACTG CGGTGATTCGCCTAAACCAATTCTGGATCCTTCGTGCAAAGTGGCCATTGTGATAGGCGGTTCCGATGGTTTTGGTTTTGCGGCTGCTGATCATCTATTGTGTAAAGGGGCACGA GGTGTCGTGATCGCGGATAACGACGTCGATCAAGGTCGAATGGCGGCGCAGAGGCTCTGCGATTCCTATGGAAAGAATCGCGtgcaatttttcgaatacgACGCGAACAATCCTTGCCAATTGGAAG CTACTTTGAGTCAGGCACATTGCAAGTACAAGCAGATACacataattttcaatgattcCGACAAGGAACGGTTTCCATCGGAATGCAACGCCACGAGGAAGAAGGAG aaCTACGTATCCAAAGCTACCAGGGCGGGCCTGAAAATTTTGGGGAAGAACCATGGCGGTCCTGGAGGGATAATAGTGAACTGCGCGAGTATTCTCGGATTCATGGGCTGGCCGAAGGATCCGTTCCCTGTTTACTGCAAGAAGGAACCAGCTATAGAAGTCACGATGGATTTCGcg GACTACCAGATTTCCCAGACCCAATCCCTCGCGATCGACTCAGAGACATGCCACCTTGTATACCAACCCC GAAAGGTCAAATCAGGTCAGCTTTGGGCCACGTAA
- the LOC128877709 gene encoding 15-hydroxyprostaglandin dehydrogenase [NAD(+)]-like — protein sequence MDVNGRVALVTGAASGIGKSCAIELLNQGAKVSVCDTDLDGGEKLVEALSTEHGKDYVIFCQCDVTDYSQFEESFQTTIATFGHIDIVINNAAIMNDRFWELEVDINVNGVIRGTLLAQRFMGTDRGGRGGIVVNIGSDVSINPYASVPIYSATKAAIVNFTRAFGHQYHVDLSGVKVMALCPSESKLVRDVRKKLLWARYEDAWRRDVASSVPQGPEHVAKALLHILNTGKSGSIWMIEEDQPPHEINFPKY from the exons ATGGACGTAAATGGGCGAGTTGCCCTGGTGACGGGTGCCGCTTCCGGTATCGGAAAATCGTGTGctatagaattattaaacCAAGGCGCGAAG GTGTCCGTGTGCGACACCGACTTAGACGGAGGCGAGAAACTGGTGGAAGCCTTGTCAACGGAGCATGGAAAGGATTATGTAATTTTCTGTCAGTGCGACGTCACGGATTATTCACAATTCGAGG AGTCGTTTCAAACGACAATCGCGACCTTCGGTCACATCGACATCGTCATCAACAACGCTGCGATCATGAACGATCGGTTTTGGGAACTGGAAGTCGACATCAACGTC AATGGCGTGATCCGCGGAACTTTGCTGGCTCAGCGATTTATGGGAACCGACAGGGGTGGTCGCGGTGGGATCGTGGTTAATATCGGAAGCGATGTCAGCATCAATCCCTACGCCAGTGTTCCAATATATTCCGCCACTAAAGCAGCCATCGTCAATTTCACCAGAGCGTTCGGG CATCAGTACCACGTGGACTTAAGCGGCGTGAAAGTCATGGCGTTGTGCCCAAGCGAAAGTAAATTGGTACGGGACGTCAGAAAAAAGCTGCTCTGGGCTCGATACGAGGACGCCTGGCGTCGTGACGTAGCCAGCTCGGTTCCACAAGG gCCAGAGCATGTGGCGAAGGCACTGCTCCACATCCTGAACACTGGCAAAAGCGGAAGCATTTGGATGATCGAGGAGGATCAGCCACCGCACGAGATCAATTTCCCGAAATACTAA
- the LOC128877708 gene encoding 15-hydroxyprostaglandin dehydrogenase [NAD(+)]-like isoform X1: protein MLTRYLTSLVSNLLNSPSQPSFFSLRGLTKLKSCQFHATSTMRKKKKKKKKEPEGPKIIKPYDCGDSPKPILDPSCKVAIVIGGSDGFGFAAADHLLCKGARGVVIADNDVDQGRMAAQRLCDSYGKNRVQFFEYDANNPCQLEATLSQAHCKYKQIHIIFNDSDKERFPSECNATRKKENYVSKATRAGLKILGKNHGGPGGIIVNCASILGFMGWPKDPFPVYCKKEPAIEVTMDFAEKFSVEETGVRFVALCPTNKQFCDIGLPDFPDPIPRDRLRDMPPCIPTPKGQIRSALGHVMAWAKSGSTWVVEPAISVHEIPRLIHFPLKEGEKIDPKIYGSQVKSFLCRYYTG from the exons ATGTTAACGCGATACCTAACCTCGCTCGTCTCCAACCTTCTCAATAGTCCAAG cCAACCGAGTTTCTTCTCCCTCAGAGGTCTGACGAAACTCAAATCGTGCCAGTTTCACGCGACCAGCACGAtgcgaaagaagaagaagaagaagaaaaaggagcCGGAAGGCCCCAAAATCATAAAACCCTACGACTG CGGTGATTCGCCTAAACCAATTCTGGATCCTTCGTGCAAAGTGGCCATTGTGATAGGCGGTTCCGATGGTTTTGGTTTTGCGGCTGCTGATCATCTATTGTGTAAAGGGGCACGA GGTGTCGTGATCGCGGATAACGACGTCGATCAAGGTCGAATGGCGGCGCAGAGGCTCTGCGATTCCTATGGAAAGAATCGCGtgcaatttttcgaatacgACGCGAACAATCCTTGCCAATTGGAAG CTACTTTGAGTCAGGCACATTGCAAGTACAAGCAGATACacataattttcaatgattcCGACAAGGAACGGTTTCCATCGGAATGCAACGCCACGAGGAAGAAGGAG aaCTACGTATCCAAAGCTACCAGGGCGGGCCTGAAAATTTTGGGGAAGAACCATGGCGGTCCTGGAGGGATAATAGTGAACTGCGCGAGTATTCTCGGATTCATGGGCTGGCCGAAGGATCCGTTCCCTGTTTACTGCAAGAAGGAACCAGCTATAGAAGTCACGATGGATTTCGcg GAGAAGTTCAGTGTGGAGGAAACTGGAGTGCGTTTCGTCGCCCTTTGCCCGACTAATAAACAATTCTGCGATATAGGACTACCAGATTTCCCAGACCCAATCCCTCGCGATCGACTCAGAGACATGCCACCTTGTATACCAACCCC GAAAGGTCAAATCAGGTCAGCTTTGGGCCACGTAATGGCGTGGGCGAAAAGCGGAAGCACGTGGGTGGTCGAACCAGCGATCAGCGTTCACGAAATCCCTCGATTGATTCATTTCCCTCTGAAGGAAGGCGAGAAAATCGATCCGAAAATCTATGGAAGTCAAGTAAAGTCATTTCTCTGTCGTTATTATACAGGGTAG
- the LOC128877708 gene encoding 15-hydroxyprostaglandin dehydrogenase [NAD(+)]-like isoform X2, whose translation MLTRYLTSLVSNLLNSPRGLTKLKSCQFHATSTMRKKKKKKKKEPEGPKIIKPYDCGDSPKPILDPSCKVAIVIGGSDGFGFAAADHLLCKGARGVVIADNDVDQGRMAAQRLCDSYGKNRVQFFEYDANNPCQLEATLSQAHCKYKQIHIIFNDSDKERFPSECNATRKKENYVSKATRAGLKILGKNHGGPGGIIVNCASILGFMGWPKDPFPVYCKKEPAIEVTMDFAEKFSVEETGVRFVALCPTNKQFCDIGLPDFPDPIPRDRLRDMPPCIPTPKGQIRSALGHVMAWAKSGSTWVVEPAISVHEIPRLIHFPLKEGEKIDPKIYGSQVKSFLCRYYTG comes from the exons ATGTTAACGCGATACCTAACCTCGCTCGTCTCCAACCTTCTCAATAGTCCAAG AGGTCTGACGAAACTCAAATCGTGCCAGTTTCACGCGACCAGCACGAtgcgaaagaagaagaagaagaagaaaaaggagcCGGAAGGCCCCAAAATCATAAAACCCTACGACTG CGGTGATTCGCCTAAACCAATTCTGGATCCTTCGTGCAAAGTGGCCATTGTGATAGGCGGTTCCGATGGTTTTGGTTTTGCGGCTGCTGATCATCTATTGTGTAAAGGGGCACGA GGTGTCGTGATCGCGGATAACGACGTCGATCAAGGTCGAATGGCGGCGCAGAGGCTCTGCGATTCCTATGGAAAGAATCGCGtgcaatttttcgaatacgACGCGAACAATCCTTGCCAATTGGAAG CTACTTTGAGTCAGGCACATTGCAAGTACAAGCAGATACacataattttcaatgattcCGACAAGGAACGGTTTCCATCGGAATGCAACGCCACGAGGAAGAAGGAG aaCTACGTATCCAAAGCTACCAGGGCGGGCCTGAAAATTTTGGGGAAGAACCATGGCGGTCCTGGAGGGATAATAGTGAACTGCGCGAGTATTCTCGGATTCATGGGCTGGCCGAAGGATCCGTTCCCTGTTTACTGCAAGAAGGAACCAGCTATAGAAGTCACGATGGATTTCGcg GAGAAGTTCAGTGTGGAGGAAACTGGAGTGCGTTTCGTCGCCCTTTGCCCGACTAATAAACAATTCTGCGATATAGGACTACCAGATTTCCCAGACCCAATCCCTCGCGATCGACTCAGAGACATGCCACCTTGTATACCAACCCC GAAAGGTCAAATCAGGTCAGCTTTGGGCCACGTAATGGCGTGGGCGAAAAGCGGAAGCACGTGGGTGGTCGAACCAGCGATCAGCGTTCACGAAATCCCTCGATTGATTCATTTCCCTCTGAAGGAAGGCGAGAAAATCGATCCGAAAATCTATGGAAGTCAAGTAAAGTCATTTCTCTGTCGTTATTATACAGGGTAG